AGAGCAGGGCAAACCCCGCGTTCTTCACGACGCTGCCCTTCCGGGTGAGGAGCGGTTCGATTCCGTCCTCCGCGGAAGAGGACGGCGCGACGCGGGACGTCGCGGTCCGGGCCAATCCGAATCCGACGCGCGAGGGCGCGGACTTCGAGGTCGGCCTGCGGAGCGCATCGACGATCCGCCTGCTCGTCGCCGACCTCTCCGGGCGCAGGGTGCATGAGCAGGAGACGGGGCTCCTGCCCGCCGGCCTCCACACGATACGCTGGGATGGCCGCGACGCCGACGGAATCCCGGCCGCTAGCGGCATCTACTTCTATCGAGTCTGGGGGGATGGGGCCGCGGCGGAGGGAAAGCTCGTCGTCGAACGATAGCGGTCGCCCCGTCAACGGGGACTGCCGCTTGACCCGCCGGCACGCCCTGCGCGCCGGCGGGTCTTCTGCCATCCATGCGTCTGGTCGCAAGACCAGGCGCCCGAGGCCCGGTCAGCTCGTCGGACTCGCCGGACGGGAGATCTGCGGCGTCCCCTGCCCTCTCGCAGCGCTGAGGCTCTGCGTGAAGGCGCTCAGCAGGTCGATCGGGATCGGGAAGAGGGTCGTCGAGTTGTTCTCCGTGGCGATCTCCGCGAGGGTCTGCAGGTAGCGAAGCTGCAGCGCGGCCGGTTGCGACTGGATGATCGCCGCGGCCTCCGACAGACGCTGCGCGGCCTGGAACTCCCCTTCCGCGTTGATCACCTTCGCCCGCCGCTCCCTCTCCGCCTCCGCCTGCTTCGCCATCGCGCGCTTCATCTCGACCGGAAGATCGACGTCCTTCACTTCGACCGCGCTCACCTTGATCCCCCACGAATCGGTGTGCAGGTCGATGATCTCCTGCAGGCGCATGTTCACCTTCTCCCTCTCCGCGAGGAGATCGTCCAGCTCGGCCTGGCCGAGGACGCTCCGCAGCGTCGTCTGAGCGAGCTGGGAGGTCCCGAAGAGGTAGTTCTCCACCTCGAGGATCGCCCGGTTGGGATCGACGACACGGAAGTAGAGCACGGCATTCACCTTGACCGAGACGTTGTCGCGCGTGATCACATCCTGAGGAGGGATGTCCATCACGAGAACCCGCAGGCTCACCTTCACCATCTTGTCCACGAAGGGGATCAAGAGGATCAAGCCGGGCCCCTTTCCTCCTATCACGCGCCCGAGGCGGAAGACGACCGCCCGCTCGTACTCGCGCAGCACCCGCACGGCGCTGGCGAGGATCAGGATCACGATCAGGATCAGCAAGAAGGACGAACCGAATACCTGAGGCATGACTTAGACCTCCCGGTCGGACGAATCCCTGTCAACGGCAGTCACGTGGAGAAGAAGACCCTCCACGGAAGTGACACGAACACCTTTCCCCTCGGCGATCGGAGAGCCGGCGATCGCGGACCAGATCTCCCCGTGGATCATCACTCTTCCCCGCGGGTCGAGCCGCTCCACGACGACTCCGCTCTCGCCGACCATCCCTTCCTTGCCCGTCACCGGGCGCAGGCGCTGCGCGCGAAGGGCCATCCAGACAGCGAAGAGGAAGAACCCCGCCGTCACCGCCATGGCGGGGATCAAGACGGCCGGCGAGAGCCCGGGCACCCCGACGCGGCCGCGGAAGAGCATGAGTGAACCCAGCAACAGACTGATCACCCCCCCAATCGAGAGCGCCCCGTGGCTTGGCACCTTGATCTCCGCAAGGAACATCACCACGGCGAGGAGAATCAACAGCACTCCCGCGTAGTTCACCGACAGACTCTGGAATGCGAAGAGGGCGAGGATGAGCGAGATCCCGCCGATCACTCCCGGGAGAACGACCCCAGGGTTCGACAGCTCGAAGAAGATCCCGAGGATGCCTGCGAGGAAGAGGAGATAGGCGAGGTTCGGATTGGCGAGAACCGCCAGGAGGCGCTCCCGGAA
This genomic window from Candidatus Eisenbacteria bacterium contains:
- a CDS encoding slipin family protein; this translates as MPQVFGSSFLLILIVILILASAVRVLREYERAVVFRLGRVIGGKGPGLILLIPFVDKMVKVSLRVLVMDIPPQDVITRDNVSVKVNAVLYFRVVDPNRAILEVENYLFGTSQLAQTTLRSVLGQAELDDLLAEREKVNMRLQEIIDLHTDSWGIKVSAVEVKDVDLPVEMKRAMAKQAEAERERRAKVINAEGEFQAAQRLSEAAAIIQSQPAALQLRYLQTLAEIATENNSTTLFPIPIDLLSAFTQSLSAARGQGTPQISRPASPTS